One stretch of Carassius carassius chromosome 18, fCarCar2.1, whole genome shotgun sequence DNA includes these proteins:
- the LOC132092662 gene encoding calmodulin-1: MADQLTEEQIAEFKEAFSLFDKDGDGTITTKELGTVMRSLGQNPTEAELQDMINEVDADGNGTIDFPEFLTMMARKMKDTDSEEEIREAFRVFDKDGNGYISAAELRHVMTNLGEKLTDEEVDEMIREADIDGDGQVNYEEFVQMMTAK; this comes from the exons ATG GCTGACCAGTTAACAGAAGAGCAGATCGCCG AGTTCAAGGAGGCTTTCTCCTTATTCGACAAGGATGGTGACGGCACCATCACGACCAAAGAGCTGGGCACAGTCATGCGTTCGCTGGGGCAGAACCCCACGGAGGCAGAGCTGCAGGACATGATCAATGAGGTGGATGCTGATG GAAATGGAACCATAGATTTCCCAGAGTTCTTGACAATGATGGCCAGGAAAATGAAAGATACAGACAGCGAGGAAGAGATCCGCGAGGCTTTTCGGGTATTTGACAAG GATGGTAATGGCTACATCAGTGCTGCAGAGTTGCGTCACGTCATGACAAACCTCGGCGAGAAGCTGACAGATGAAGAGGTGGATGAAATGATCAGAGAAGCAGACATAGATGGCGATGGTCAGGTGAATTATGAAG AATTTGTACAGATGATGACCGCAAAGTGA